A single Capricornis sumatraensis isolate serow.1 chromosome 20, serow.2, whole genome shotgun sequence DNA region contains:
- the STRN4 gene encoding striatin-4 isoform X1: protein MMEERAAAAVAAAASSCRPLGSGAGPGPTGAALVSAPAPGPGPAAKGGGGGGGSPGPAAGPEPLSLPGILHFIQHEWARFEAEKARWEAERAELQAQVAFLQGERKGQENLKTDLVRRIKMLEYALKQERAKYHKLKFGTDLNQGEKKPELSEPVSNGPVESVTLENSPLVWKEGRQLLRQYLEEVGYTDTILDMRSKRVRALLGRSLELNGAPEPSEGGPRAPPAPGGLSGGESLLVKQIEEQIKRNAAGKDGRERLGGSVLEQIPFLQHCEDDDSDEDDELDGAQQHRKQRVKLPSKALAPETEDEDEEDDSEDAISEFDFLGSGEDGEGPPDPRRCATEGAHHELESRRVKLQGILADLRDVDGLPPKVTGPPPGTPQPRPHEGSFGFSSDVFIMDTIGGGEVSLGDLADLTVTNDNDLSCDLSDSKDAFKKTWNPKFTLRSHYDGIRSLAFHHSQSALLTASEDGTLKLWNLQKAVTAKKNAALDVEPIHAFRAHRGPVLAVAMGSHSEYCYSGGADARIHSWKIPDLNMDPYDGYDPSVLSHVLEGHGDAVWGLAFSPASQRLASCSADGSVRIWDPSSSSPTCLCTFSTASDHGTPTSVAFTSTEPAHIVASFRSGDTVLYDLEAGSALLTLDSRGNSGPTQINQVVSHPSQPLTITAHDDRGIRFLDNRTGKSVHSMVAHLDAVTCLAVDPNGVFLMSGSHDCSLRLWSLDNKTCVQEITAHRKKHEEAIHAVACHPSKALIASAGADALAKVFV, encoded by the exons ATGATGGAGGAGCGAGCGgccgccgccgtcgccgccgccgcctcctcctgcCGCCCGCTGGGCTCCGGCGCGGGCCCCGGCCCGACGGGGGCGGCCCTGgtctccgcccccgcccccgggcccGGCCCGGCTGCCaagggaggcggcggcggcggaggcagCCCGGGTCCCGCAGCGGGACCGGAGCCCCTGAGCCTGCCCGGGATCCTACACTTTATCCAGCACGAGTGGGCGCGCTTCGAAGCGGAGAAGGCCCGCTGGGAGGCCGAGCGCGCCGAGCTGCAG GCTCAGGTGGCCTTCCttcagggagagaggaaggggcaggagaATCTCAAGACGGACCTGGTGCGGCGGATCAAGATGCTGGAATATGCGCTGAAGCAGGAGAG GGCCAAATACCATAAATTGAAATTCGGGACAGACCTGAACCAGGGGGAGAAGAAGCCAGAACTGTCGGAACCAG TCTCCAATGGCCCCGTGGAGTCGGTCACCCTGGAGAACAGCCCGCTGGTGTGGAAGGAGGGGCGGCAGCTTCTCCGACA GTACCTGGAAGAGGTCGGCTACACCGACACGATCCTGGACATGCGGTCCAAGCGCGTGCGCGCCCTCCTGGGCCGCTCGTTAGAGCTCAACGGGGCCCCCGAGCCCAGCGAAGGGGGCCCTAGGGCCCCGCCGGCCCCTGGGGGGCTCAGCGGCGGGGAGTCACTGCTGGTGAAACAGATTGAGGAGCAGATCAAGAG GAACGCGGCTGGCAAGGACGGCAGAGAGCGCTTGGGCGGCTCGGTGCTGGAGCAGATCCCTTTCCTGCAGCACTGCGAGGACGATGACAGTGACGAGGACGACGAGCTGGACGGCGCGCAGCAGCACAGGAAGCAGCGTGTGAAG CTGCCATCCAAGGCCCTGGCCCCTGAGACGGAGGATGAAGACGAGGAGGACGACTCGGAGGACGCTATCAGCGAGTTTGACTTCCTGGGCTCGGGAGAGGACGGGGAGGGCCCGCCTGACCCGCGGCGGTGTGCTACAGAGGGCGCCCACCATGAACTGG AAAGCCGGCGGGtcaaactccaggggatcttggctGACCTTCGGGATGTGGATGGGCTGCCCCCAAAAGTGACTGGCCCGCCTCCTGGCAccccccagccccggccccaCGAAG GTTCCTTTGGCTTCTCCTCAGACGTTTTCATCATGGACACTATCGGGGGCGGGGAGGTGAGCCTGGGGGACTTGGCAGATCTCACCGTCACCAACGACAACGACCTCAGCTGTGAT ctgtcTGACAGCAAAGACGCCTTCAAGAAGACCTGGAACCCCAAATTCACCCTCCGTTCTCACTACGATGGCATCCGCTCCCTGGCTTTCCACCACAGCCAGTCGGCTTTGCTCACCGCTTCTGAGGACGGCACGCTCAAGCTCTGGAACCTGCAGAAGGCAGTCACGGCCAAGAA GAATGCTGCGCTAGACGTGGAGCCCATCCACGCCTTCCGGGCTCACAG GGGCCCCGTGTTGGCCGTGGCCATGGGCAGCCACAGTGAATACTGTTACAGTGGTGGGGCAGACGCCCGCATCCACAGCTGGAAGATTCCAGACCTCAACATGGACCCCTACGACGGTTACG ACCCGAGCGTGTTGAGCCACGTCCTGGAGGGCCACGGGGACGCGGTGTGGGGCCTGGCCTTCAGCCCTGCCTCCCAGCGCCTGGCCTCCTGCTCTGCCGACGGCTCTGTCCGCATCTGGgaccccagcagcagcagcccgaCCTGCCTCTGCACCTTCTCCACAGCCAGCG ATCACGGGACCCCCACCTCAGTGGCCTTCACCAGCACCGAGCCTGCCCACATCGTGGCCTCCTTCCGTTCTGGCGACACCGTTCTGTATGACCTGGAGGCTGGCAGTGCCCTCCTCACGCTGGACTCTCGGGGGAACAGTG GCCCAACCCAGATCAACCAGGTGGTGAGTCACCCCAGCCAGCCCCTCACCATCACCGCCCATGACGACAGAGGCATCCGTTTTCTGGACAACCGCACAG GGAAATCGGTGCACTCTATGGTTGCCCACCTGGATGCGGTCACCTGCCTCGCCGTGGACCCCAATGGTGTCTTCTTGATGTCAGGAA GCCACGACTGCTCGCTGCGTCTGTGGAGCCTGGACAACAAGACGTGTGTCCAGGAGATCACGGCCCACCGCAAGAAGCATGAGGAGGCCATCCACGCAGTCGCCTGCCACCCCAGCAAGGCCCTCATCGCCAGCGCAGGCGCCGACGCCCTGGCCAAGGTCTTCGTATGA
- the STRN4 gene encoding striatin-4 isoform X2 — MMEERAAAAVAAAASSCRPLGSGAGPGPTGAALVSAPAPGPGPAAKGGGGGGGSPGPAAGPEPLSLPGILHFIQHEWARFEAEKARWEAERAELQAQVAFLQGERKGQENLKTDLVRRIKMLEYALKQERAKYHKLKFGTDLNQGEKKPELSEPVSNGPVESVTLENSPLVWKEGRQLLRQYLEEVGYTDTILDMRSKRVRALLGRSLELNGAPEPSEGGPRAPPAPGGLSGGESLLVKQIEEQIKRNAAGKDGRERLGGSVLEQIPFLQHCEDDDSDEDDELDGAQQHRKQRVKLPSKALAPETEDEDEEDDSEDAISEFDFLGSGEDGEGPPDPRRCATEGAHHELESRRVKLQGILADLRDVDGLPPKVTGPPPGTPQPRPHEDVFIMDTIGGGEVSLGDLADLTVTNDNDLSCDLSDSKDAFKKTWNPKFTLRSHYDGIRSLAFHHSQSALLTASEDGTLKLWNLQKAVTAKKNAALDVEPIHAFRAHRGPVLAVAMGSHSEYCYSGGADARIHSWKIPDLNMDPYDGYDPSVLSHVLEGHGDAVWGLAFSPASQRLASCSADGSVRIWDPSSSSPTCLCTFSTASDHGTPTSVAFTSTEPAHIVASFRSGDTVLYDLEAGSALLTLDSRGNSGPTQINQVVSHPSQPLTITAHDDRGIRFLDNRTGKSVHSMVAHLDAVTCLAVDPNGVFLMSGSHDCSLRLWSLDNKTCVQEITAHRKKHEEAIHAVACHPSKALIASAGADALAKVFV, encoded by the exons ATGATGGAGGAGCGAGCGgccgccgccgtcgccgccgccgcctcctcctgcCGCCCGCTGGGCTCCGGCGCGGGCCCCGGCCCGACGGGGGCGGCCCTGgtctccgcccccgcccccgggcccGGCCCGGCTGCCaagggaggcggcggcggcggaggcagCCCGGGTCCCGCAGCGGGACCGGAGCCCCTGAGCCTGCCCGGGATCCTACACTTTATCCAGCACGAGTGGGCGCGCTTCGAAGCGGAGAAGGCCCGCTGGGAGGCCGAGCGCGCCGAGCTGCAG GCTCAGGTGGCCTTCCttcagggagagaggaaggggcaggagaATCTCAAGACGGACCTGGTGCGGCGGATCAAGATGCTGGAATATGCGCTGAAGCAGGAGAG GGCCAAATACCATAAATTGAAATTCGGGACAGACCTGAACCAGGGGGAGAAGAAGCCAGAACTGTCGGAACCAG TCTCCAATGGCCCCGTGGAGTCGGTCACCCTGGAGAACAGCCCGCTGGTGTGGAAGGAGGGGCGGCAGCTTCTCCGACA GTACCTGGAAGAGGTCGGCTACACCGACACGATCCTGGACATGCGGTCCAAGCGCGTGCGCGCCCTCCTGGGCCGCTCGTTAGAGCTCAACGGGGCCCCCGAGCCCAGCGAAGGGGGCCCTAGGGCCCCGCCGGCCCCTGGGGGGCTCAGCGGCGGGGAGTCACTGCTGGTGAAACAGATTGAGGAGCAGATCAAGAG GAACGCGGCTGGCAAGGACGGCAGAGAGCGCTTGGGCGGCTCGGTGCTGGAGCAGATCCCTTTCCTGCAGCACTGCGAGGACGATGACAGTGACGAGGACGACGAGCTGGACGGCGCGCAGCAGCACAGGAAGCAGCGTGTGAAG CTGCCATCCAAGGCCCTGGCCCCTGAGACGGAGGATGAAGACGAGGAGGACGACTCGGAGGACGCTATCAGCGAGTTTGACTTCCTGGGCTCGGGAGAGGACGGGGAGGGCCCGCCTGACCCGCGGCGGTGTGCTACAGAGGGCGCCCACCATGAACTGG AAAGCCGGCGGGtcaaactccaggggatcttggctGACCTTCGGGATGTGGATGGGCTGCCCCCAAAAGTGACTGGCCCGCCTCCTGGCAccccccagccccggccccaCGAAG ACGTTTTCATCATGGACACTATCGGGGGCGGGGAGGTGAGCCTGGGGGACTTGGCAGATCTCACCGTCACCAACGACAACGACCTCAGCTGTGAT ctgtcTGACAGCAAAGACGCCTTCAAGAAGACCTGGAACCCCAAATTCACCCTCCGTTCTCACTACGATGGCATCCGCTCCCTGGCTTTCCACCACAGCCAGTCGGCTTTGCTCACCGCTTCTGAGGACGGCACGCTCAAGCTCTGGAACCTGCAGAAGGCAGTCACGGCCAAGAA GAATGCTGCGCTAGACGTGGAGCCCATCCACGCCTTCCGGGCTCACAG GGGCCCCGTGTTGGCCGTGGCCATGGGCAGCCACAGTGAATACTGTTACAGTGGTGGGGCAGACGCCCGCATCCACAGCTGGAAGATTCCAGACCTCAACATGGACCCCTACGACGGTTACG ACCCGAGCGTGTTGAGCCACGTCCTGGAGGGCCACGGGGACGCGGTGTGGGGCCTGGCCTTCAGCCCTGCCTCCCAGCGCCTGGCCTCCTGCTCTGCCGACGGCTCTGTCCGCATCTGGgaccccagcagcagcagcccgaCCTGCCTCTGCACCTTCTCCACAGCCAGCG ATCACGGGACCCCCACCTCAGTGGCCTTCACCAGCACCGAGCCTGCCCACATCGTGGCCTCCTTCCGTTCTGGCGACACCGTTCTGTATGACCTGGAGGCTGGCAGTGCCCTCCTCACGCTGGACTCTCGGGGGAACAGTG GCCCAACCCAGATCAACCAGGTGGTGAGTCACCCCAGCCAGCCCCTCACCATCACCGCCCATGACGACAGAGGCATCCGTTTTCTGGACAACCGCACAG GGAAATCGGTGCACTCTATGGTTGCCCACCTGGATGCGGTCACCTGCCTCGCCGTGGACCCCAATGGTGTCTTCTTGATGTCAGGAA GCCACGACTGCTCGCTGCGTCTGTGGAGCCTGGACAACAAGACGTGTGTCCAGGAGATCACGGCCCACCGCAAGAAGCATGAGGAGGCCATCCACGCAGTCGCCTGCCACCCCAGCAAGGCCCTCATCGCCAGCGCAGGCGCCGACGCCCTGGCCAAGGTCTTCGTATGA
- the FKRP gene encoding ribitol 5-phosphate transferase FKRP has protein sequence MRLTRCQAALAAAITLNLLVLFYVSWLHHQPRSSRTRGSRRGSASGPRVTILVREFEAFDNAIPELVDSFLQQEPAQPMVVVADTLPYPPLALPRIPNVRLALLQPALDRPAAASRPETYVATEYVALVPDGARAEAPGQLERMVEVLRAGGARLVAAPVASTNPARCLALNVSLREWTARYGPAPSAPRCDALDGDAVVLLRARDLFNLSAPLARPVGIGLFLQTALRGWTVQMLDLPFGAARQPPLATAHARWKAEREGRARRAALLRALGIRLVSWEGGRLEWFGCNKETPRCFGTVVGDTPAYLYEERWTPPCCLRALRETARYVVGVLEAAGVRYWLEGGSLLGAARHGDIIPWDYDVDLGIYLEDVGNCEQLRGAEAGSVVDERGFVWEKAVEGDFFRVQYSESNHLHVDLWPFYPRNGVMTKDTWLDHRQDVEFPEHFLQPLVPLPFAGFMAQAPNNYRRFLELKFGPGVIENPEYPNPALLSLGGSS, from the coding sequence ATGCGGCTCACCCGCTGCCAGGCTGCCCTGGCAGCCGCCATCACCCTCAACCTTCTGGTCCTGTTCTACGtctcatggctgcatcaccagcCCAGGAGCTCCCGGACCAGGGGTTCCCGCCGTGGATCCGCCTCCGGCCCCCGTGTCACCATCTTGGTGCGTGAGTTCGAGGCCTTTGACAACGCGATACCCGAGCTGGTGGACTCTTTCCTGCAGCAAGAGCCCGCCCAGCCGATGGTGGTGGTGGCTGACACGCTCCCTTACCCGCCCCTGGCCCTGCCGCGCATTCCCAACGTTCGCCTGGCGCTGCTCCAGCCCGCCCTGGACCGACCCGCCGCAGCCTCGCGCCCGGAGACCTATGTGGCCACCGAGTACGTGGCCCTGGTGCCCGACGGCGCGAGGGCCGAAGCACCAGGCCAGCTGGAGCGCATGGTTGAGGTGCTCCGAGCGGGCGGCGCACGCCTGGTGGCCGCTCCCGTCGCTTCAACCAACCCGGCCCGGTGCCTGGCCCTGAACGTCAGCCTGCGGGAGTGGACCGCCCGCTACGGCCCAGCACCTTCCGCACCGCGCTGCGATGCCCTGGACGGGGACGCCGTGGTGCTCCTGCGCGCCCGCGACCTCTTCAATCTCTCGGCGCCCCTGGCCCGGCCCGTGGGCATCGGCCTCTTCCTGCAGACCGCCCTCCGCGGCTGGACGGTGCAAATGTTGGACCTGCCCTTCGGCGCGGCGCGCCAGCCTCCGCTGGCCACGGCCCACGCGCGCTGGAAGGCGGAGCGCGAGGGGCGCGCACGGCGGGCGGCGCTGCTGCGGGCTTTGGGCATCCGCCTGGTAAGCTGGGAGGGCGGGCGGCTCGAGTGGTTCGGCTGCAACAAGGAGACCCCGCGCTGCTTCGGGACGGTGGTGGGTGACACGCCGGCCTACCTGTACGAGGAGCGCTGGACGCCCCCGTGCTGCCTGCGCGCACTGCGCGAGACGGCCCGTTACGTAGTGGGCGTGCTAGAGGCAGCCGGCGTGCGCTACTGGCTAGAGGGCGGCTCACTGCTGGGGGCCGCCCGCCACGGGGACATCATCCCATGGGACTACGATGTGGACCTGGGCATCTACCTGGAGGACGTGGGCAACTGCGAGCAGCTGCGGGGTGCTGAGGCAGGCTCGGTGGTAGACGAGCGCGGCTTCGTGTGGGAGAAGGCGGTGGAGGGTGACTTCTTCCGTGTGCAGTACAGCGAGAGCAACCACCTGCACGTGGACCTGTGGCCCTTCTACCCCCGGAACGGGGTCATGACCAAGGACACATGGCTGGACCACCGGCAGGATGTCGAGTTCCCCGAACACTTCCTGCAACCTCTCGTGCCCCTGCCCTTTGCCGGCTTCATGGCTCAGGCGCCTAACAACTACCGCCGCTTCCTGGAGCTCAAGTTCGGCCCTGGGGTCATCGAGAACCCCGAATATCCCAACCCGGCACTCCTGAGTTTGGGGGGAAGTAGTTGA